The sequence below is a genomic window from Draconibacterium halophilum.
AAAGCCAACCAGAAGTTTAATCAGGATCTTACTCAAATGAATAGCATCCTAAGCTCTTCAGTCGATGAATTGAAAAAGTATAAAGAAAATGCTGAATCACTCAACAAAAACCTTGAAGCCTTAAATAAAATTTATGGCAATATGTTGGGTGCAATGAGCTATAAAAAGTAAAGTCTTAAGCGTATGGGTGCAAAGAATTGTCCGGAAACACCGAGGCAAAAAATGATAAATATGATGTACATTGTACTCACCGCAATGTTAGCACTTAACGTTGCGGCTGAGGTACTTGAAGCGTTTCGCGTGGTAGACAGTAGTTTGCTGCAAACGCTCGAGGCAGTGGACATGCAGAACGAGCAGATTTATTCATCGTTTGAGCAAGCTTATATTGAAAATCCAACGAAAGTTGGAGAATGGAAAGAAAAAGCCGATCAGCTCAAGAATAAATCGGAGGAAATGATCACCTATGTCTCGGCATTAAAAGACGAGGTAGTAGCTTACTCCGGAGAGAAGCCGGTAGATGAAGACAATCCGATGTATGAAGAAGGATTTTATCATACAAAACTCGACGGATCAGTTGTTGAAGTTGCAAAAAAGGATGACTTGAACGGACCATCAGAATTGATGATAACCCAAAAAAGAGCAACTGATCTTAAAAATGAAATTAACGAATATCGTTCGTTTCTTTCTTCATTAATCAGTGAGGATGATAGTGAGCTTCGTGAGACCATATTAAGTGAGCTTAATACTGATGATCCTGAAGAAGGGGCAAAAGGAGAGGGCAACTATAAAACTTGGGAGTCAGAGCACTTTGAAGATAAGCCTTTAATTGCTGTTATGACATTGTTATCCAAAATTCAAATTGATGTCAAAAACTCTGAAGCTTACGTAGCAAAATACTTGTATGCCGAAATTGATGAAGGCTCATTTAAATTTAACCGTTTAGGAGCTCGCGTTATCGCCAATTCAAATGTTGTTTTAATGGGTGATGAATACAGAGCTGAAGTTTTCCTTGCTGCTGAAGATACAACGCAACAACCCGAAATTTTGATTAATGGTCGTGAGGTTGAAGTAGAAGATGGAAAGGCAACTTATATTGGAAATACGAGTGAGGCCGGTAAATTCACCTGGAGTGGTTTAATAAAATATAAAACGCCGGGAGGAATTATAAAAAGCTATCCATTTGAGCAGGAATACCAGGTATCGGAACCAACTGTAACCATGTCAGCCACAAAAATGAATGTGTTTTACAAAGGGCTGAAAAATCCATTCGATGTGGGTGGCGGAGCAATTCCAAATGAAGACCTGCAAGTCCAAATGACCAATGGTAACGTAACAAAGCAAGGCGATTCTTATATGATTGAACCAACCGAACTGGATGAAATGGGACGTCAAACGAAAGTTAGTGTTTACGCAACAATTAATGGTAGCCGACGTTTGATTGGTACAACAGATTGGCGCGTTAAACGTGTTCCCGATCCGGTAGCGCAAATTAATGGACAAGCGGGTGGAGAGATTCGTAAAGAAGTATTGAGTATACAAGATGGAATTTTGGCGGTATTGGAAGATTTCGATTTTGAATTTGGTTACACTGTTACTCAGTTTACAATGGAAACAACCGGGCAAGGGGGCTATATTAATCGTTATCCATCAAATTCAAACCGGTTTACTGCCGAACAGAAAAGAGCAATGGAGAATGTGAACATTAATAGTCATGTTTATATCGGAGATATTAAGGCAAGAGGTGATGATGGTACAATCAGAGACCTTAACCCAATATCATTTACAATAAAATAAGAAATTATGAAGAAGATAGTTGTTTATATTGGAATGCTTGTTATTGTTTTAGGTGCCGTGCATAAGAGTGCCGACGCCCAAATCGTAAACGGAGCATATAAACAAAACGATATTTACGAGAAAAAGCCAATGCCATTGGTATCGGTACGTGAGGCGGATGTTTTCTGGCAGAAAACACTTTGGCGTGTAATCGATCTGCGGGAAAAGATGAATATTCCGCTTTATTACCCGACTATACCGGTTGCTGATCGTACAAATCTGATATCGTTATTGCTGAAAGGGATTGATAACGGACAACTTACTCCTTATGATGCACAGGCTGATGACGATTTTAAAATCCCGATGAGCTATGCACAGGTAAAAGCCAGGTTTGGAGCCGAAGCTACAACAGAAGAGAAAATCGATTTTGATACCGGTGAACGTACACAAGTTCAGGTTCAGGGCGAAATTCGTCCAAACGAGATCAAGCAATTCATGATCAAAGAACAGTGGTATTTCGATAAGCAAACATCATCATTAAATGTGCGTATTCTGGGAATTTGCCCAATTCGTGAATACGTGCGTGATGGGGATACTTCAGGAGAAGTTCAGCGTCAGAAGGTATTTTGGATCTATTATCCTGAAGCACGACCTTTGTTGGCAACGAATTTGGTTCAAAATCCTTACAACGAAGCACGTCAGCAATCTTACGACGACTTGTTCATAAAACGAATGTTCAATAGCTATATCGTAAAAGAATCTAACATTTACAATAATCGCGACATTAGTTCATACCTGATAGGAAAAGAAGCGATGTTGGAATCAAAAAGAATTGAAGACGAGATCTTTAGTTTTGAACAAGATCTTTGGGAATATTAATTCGATAACAAGCATAAAAAAAGCCTTATGTGTTGTCATAAGGCTTTTTTTTGAAACAATTTTAAAATTGACAAGGCGTTTATTAAGGTAGTATCGAATATATACTTGATGAGAAAAACCATTACATACTTGTTTATACTTACGCTTTTTCTGGCCTCGTGCAGGAACGAAAGCAACAAGTACCTTACTTTGGGTAAAGGAACAAGTGAAAAATGGTTTGAGCCAACGCCTTTCGGGATGGTTTATATTGAGAGGGGTTCCTACAACCTCGGAGCTAATGACGATGAGTTATACGCCCAAACCGAAAACCGTACAGTATCAACAGAAGCTTTTTGGATTGACGACACCGAAATTACAAATGATGAATACCGTCAGTTTGTGTATTGGGTACGCGATAAAAAAGCACGAGAGCTGCTTGGTCAAACCTATACGGATTTCCTGATAACGGAAGATAAATACGGAGCTCCGCTTGAAGAGCCAAAAATTAACTGGGAAGAACGAATTGAATGGGACGACCCTGAGTATCAAATGGCCATGGATGAATTATACGTTCCGGAAAATGAGCGCTTTGCTTATAAAAAGGAAGTTGATGCCCGTAAATTGGTTTACGAATACTATTGGGTAGATTATAAACAGGCGGCAAAACGCAGTAATGCTTATAATTACGAAACCCAGCGTTATGAAGGTTCCGTTATAAATTCGGATGGAGAACTAGTGCCAATTGAAAACCGCAGTTCGTTTTTAATGCGTGAGTCAGTACCGGTGTATCCTGATACTCTTTGCTGGATTAGGGATTTTGCCTACACCTACAACGAGCCTTTCACCATGAAATATTTTTCGCATGTTGGATTCGACGATTATCCGGTTGTTGGAATAACCTGGGATCAGTCAAGAGCATTTTGTAACTGGCGCAACAGTTTGAAAGAATTTTCGGTAGACCGTTTTAATGAAGCGCCTGCACACGATTACCGCCTGCCAACAGAAAGCGAATGGGAAATTGCTGCACGTGGAGGAATGCACAACAATA
It includes:
- the porM gene encoding type IX secretion system motor protein PorM/GldM, which gives rise to MGAKNCPETPRQKMINMMYIVLTAMLALNVAAEVLEAFRVVDSSLLQTLEAVDMQNEQIYSSFEQAYIENPTKVGEWKEKADQLKNKSEEMITYVSALKDEVVAYSGEKPVDEDNPMYEEGFYHTKLDGSVVEVAKKDDLNGPSELMITQKRATDLKNEINEYRSFLSSLISEDDSELRETILSELNTDDPEEGAKGEGNYKTWESEHFEDKPLIAVMTLLSKIQIDVKNSEAYVAKYLYAEIDEGSFKFNRLGARVIANSNVVLMGDEYRAEVFLAAEDTTQQPEILINGREVEVEDGKATYIGNTSEAGKFTWSGLIKYKTPGGIIKSYPFEQEYQVSEPTVTMSATKMNVFYKGLKNPFDVGGGAIPNEDLQVQMTNGNVTKQGDSYMIEPTELDEMGRQTKVSVYATINGSRRLIGTTDWRVKRVPDPVAQINGQAGGEIRKEVLSIQDGILAVLEDFDFEFGYTVTQFTMETTGQGGYINRYPSNSNRFTAEQKRAMENVNINSHVYIGDIKARGDDGTIRDLNPISFTIK
- the porN gene encoding type IX secretion system ring subunit PorN/GldN, which gives rise to MKKIVVYIGMLVIVLGAVHKSADAQIVNGAYKQNDIYEKKPMPLVSVREADVFWQKTLWRVIDLREKMNIPLYYPTIPVADRTNLISLLLKGIDNGQLTPYDAQADDDFKIPMSYAQVKARFGAEATTEEKIDFDTGERTQVQVQGEIRPNEIKQFMIKEQWYFDKQTSSLNVRILGICPIREYVRDGDTSGEVQRQKVFWIYYPEARPLLATNLVQNPYNEARQQSYDDLFIKRMFNSYIVKESNIYNNRDISSYLIGKEAMLESKRIEDEIFSFEQDLWEY
- the porK gene encoding T9SS ring complex lipoprotein PorK/GldK; the protein is MRKTITYLFILTLFLASCRNESNKYLTLGKGTSEKWFEPTPFGMVYIERGSYNLGANDDELYAQTENRTVSTEAFWIDDTEITNDEYRQFVYWVRDKKARELLGQTYTDFLITEDKYGAPLEEPKINWEERIEWDDPEYQMAMDELYVPENERFAYKKEVDARKLVYEYYWVDYKQAAKRSNAYNYETQRYEGSVINSDGELVPIENRSSFLMRESVPVYPDTLCWIRDFAYTYNEPFTMKYFSHVGFDDYPVVGITWDQSRAFCNWRNSLKEFSVDRFNEAPAHDYRLPTESEWEIAARGGMHNNMYPWGSYYTRNVDGCFVANFKPLRGNYVADSPTTTTTMKVGQFDPNPYGVYDMAGNVAEWTSTAFYEAGYNAIDDYNPEIQYNARPDDPAVMKRKVVRGGSWKDIAYYIQSGTRTFEYQDTAKSYIGFRCVRTSFRDDLGGRRGIQE